A stretch of the Vitis vinifera cultivar Pinot Noir 40024 chromosome 16, ASM3070453v1 genome encodes the following:
- the LOC104882074 gene encoding uncharacterized protein LOC104882074, which yields MPQTKEASLSASEFMMLRQAKLVGVGLITLLHVRFLSFCAATENQPCRHSSCGDIQNISNPFRLKGDPLGCGHPDPAYELACENSRTILYGKYHVAEINYDNYTIRVVVVGLEKSNCFSLPLYSLTADHLDGYKYPDELDTVVLMNCARPIFDQYYIPIVPCNRTDATFSSSQPYAYALAGRYMDVRDLAYSCTIGLTVVTGNFMAVSEPSNLLRSDLQEKLLMGLQLSFLSSRCHECEAKGRWCMPNFSNNTIHCLDDDGRNWLNKLKNVLRPVIAFFGREDAFDQSGFSGTMIAIGTALIVPSIIFHDLQIEIFIIMLHIF from the exons ATGCCCCAAACCAAAGAAGCGTCTCTCTCTGCATCTGAATTTATGATGCTGAGACAAGCAAAACTTGTGGGAGTAGGCCTCATAACACTCCTCCATGTccgttttctttcattttgcgCTGCTACTGAAAATCAGCCCTGCAGGCACTCTTCTTGCGGAGATATTCAAAACATCAGCAACCCATTTCGATTAAAAGGTGACCCGCTTGGCTGTGGTCATCCTGATCCTGCATACGAATTGGCTTGTGAAAACAGCCGTACAATCTTATATGGGAAATACCATGTTGCGGAGATCAACTACGATAACTATACCATCAGAGTTGTAGTTGTTGGGCTAGAGAAGAGCAACTGTTTCTCCCTTCCTCTCTATTCCTTGACAGCAGATCATCTAGATGGATATAAATATCCTGATGAACTGGATACTGTAGTTTTGATGAACTGCGCAAGACCAATCTTTGATCAATACTACATTCCTATTGTTCCTTGCAACCGCACCGATGCTACTTTCTCTTCCTCACAACCATATGCTTATGCGCTAGCTGGACGCTACATGGATGTGAGAGATCTTGCATATTCGTGCACCATTGGCTTGACTGTTGTCACTGGCAATTTCATGGCTGTGTCAGAGCCCAGCAATCTTTTAAGATCAGATTTGCAAGAAAAGCTGCTTATGGGGCTCCAGCTTTCATTTTTGAGCTCTCGCTGCCATGAATGTGAAGCAAAAGGCAGATGGTGCATGCCAAATTTCAGCAACAACACTATACACTGCCTTGATGATGATGGAAGAAACT GGCTTAATAAGTTGAAAAATGTACTGAGGCCAGTGATCGCGTTTTTTG GACGTGAAGATGCTTTTGACCAATCTGGGTTTTCTGGGACCATGATTGCAATTGGTACGGCTTTGATAGTTCCTTCCATCATCTTCCATGATttacaaattgaaattttcatcaTCATGCTTCATATTTTCTAA